One part of the Lycium ferocissimum isolate CSIRO_LF1 chromosome 8, AGI_CSIRO_Lferr_CH_V1, whole genome shotgun sequence genome encodes these proteins:
- the LOC132066773 gene encoding F-box/FBD/LRR-repeat protein At1g13570-like, protein MLPNGKKHVCQSVPLDVLSSFPENVIDDILICLPLRDAVRTSILSTKWRYKWCRIPHLKLDQTLWGTTKDLIPLTIKFTDIIYHLLTSHAGPISKFILSIHDLGDCPKIDKLIYYLSKNGIQHLDLTFSYYNQYKLPSSVFTCLQLMHLSLQYCSIQLTPRAFKGFDRLISLELCSITISSKFLESLISNCPLLDQLGLNHNVYSDVIEINAPMLRAFDFAEAEGSICLKSVPHLAKLSLCHKNYHVGTRNCFESFYYLEHLELIGHSLKVNVLYHSIQHFHIWNMFWALSNFVFLPSSWLQQHVKYQQGFPLILTVSSVFA, encoded by the coding sequence ATGCTTCCTAATGGCAAAAAACATGTTTGTCAAAGTGTACCTCTGGATGTACTTAGTAGCTTTCCAGAGAATGTAATCGATGATATTCTTATATGTTTGCCTTTACGAGATGCTGTGAGGACAAGCATCTTATCCACAAAATGGAGATATAAATGGTGTAGAATTCCTCATTTGAAACTCGATCAAACACTTTGGGGAACAACAAAGGACTTGATACCTCTTACAATCAAATTTACTGACATTATTTATCATCTTTTGACCTCTCATGCGGGACCAATTTCAAAGTTTATCCTCTCCATTCATGATCTTGGAGATTGTCCTAAGATTGACAAGTTGATATATTACCTCTCTAAGAATGGCATTCAACATCTTGATCTTACATTCTCCTATTATAACCAATACAAATTGCCTTCTTCAGTTTTCACATGTTTGCAATTGATGCATCTGTCTCTCCAATATTGTTCAATACAACTTACTCCTCGAGCCTTCAAAGGATTTGATAGGTTAATTAGCCTGGAATTATGTAGCATCACAATTTCATCCAAATTCCTTGAAAGTTTAATATCTAATTGCCCCTTGCTTGATCAGTTGGGGCTGAATCATAATGTTTACTCCGATGTCATTGAAATTAATGCTCCCATGCTGCGAGCCTTTGACTTCGCCGAAGCTGAAGGATCTATATGTTTAAAAAGTGTCCCTCATCTTGCAAAACTTTCACTTTGTCATAAAAATTATCATGTGGGGACAAGAAATTGCTTTGAGTCTTTCTATTATCTTGAACATCTCGAATTGATAGGCCATAGTCTCAAGGTAAATGTGCTTTATCACTCCATTCAGCATTTTCATATATGGAATATGTTTTGGGCTTTGagtaattttgtttttcttcctaGTTCTTGGTTGCAGCAGCACGTGAAGTACCAACAAGGCTTCCCTTTGATCTTAACTGTCTCAA